The segment CAAAACTTGTGTGAAGTTTAAATGCAGAGGAAACCAAATCCCAGTCTAAAATCtatcttcccattttttttcttccttctcatatcttagaaaaaaattactgatgtTCTTACAAAATCAGAGCCCAAACCAGGGACACCTGAAGACCTACAGAAGCTGATGAAGGACTATTACAGCCACACTCGCTCAGTGATTGAATTAGAGGAACTAAACCTGCCAGGTACAGCCGGGCTTGTTTgggtttttccttccttttttctccttccttaccCTCCTGTGGTTAGTCATTTCACAGGCTCCATTGTTAACTGTTTTCAGTCCTGATGATGAGGAACAACACCAGCCCATCTTGCCTCCACGATATGTCACGCTGGGGTCCCAGCCAGTGATCCCTTCCACTCGTTTCCTCCACCTAATTGTTCTGCCTGGTGGATGGTTTCTTCATTAAGATGCTAAATGGTATTTGTTCCGTCTAATAGAAAGGTTTGTAATTGTATTTCTTATTCAAAAGGCTAATTATtggatgtgcttttttttttttttgaagattctTCAAGGAGTAAGATATCTCTAATGAGGGTAGAGGTTAAATAAAGATAAGACACGTGTTTAAAAATATAGGTATGAAACATTCATGTACTCATTCTTTAGAGACAAAAACTTTTACTTTAATAAGCATCTTAGTTTTCTTGTTGCccttctggctttctagtttgttTTTAGGGTAAGGTGTGTTTTTAGGGTAATGTTTTGGGTCCTAGCCCAGACTTTTTTCAAGCAAACTGTGTAAAGATAGGGACAAAATTCTGCTATTTTAGCAAGGCTGATACCTCACCCCAGGTCTACGCCTCAGAGtatttaaaattaagtatttatAAGTGAGATCTACTGCCTCAGAGTATTTATAATTAAGTTGAAAAGATATTGCAAAAATTCATGAAACAActagttttaattaattttaaaattataatatagcCTATACCTCTTTAAGGCAGATAGAAGAAAAGAGGTGTTGTCATAAAGTCAAACCACAAAAGGTTTGGATACCACTGCTTCAGATGAGCTATTTATAGACTACTAGGAATATTTACTACTGCTTTTGGAAAAAGTCAAGGGtaacttaatttcctttttccattACAACTTTTTCTTTCTCGAGGCTTGAGAAGCTGAAAAACAGCCTGTTCCCTGaatttttataattcctttgtgatgtacttttaaaaaaaatgcacatttaaGTTTGGAGAAGCGAGTGCCCCTGTTTCTTTTCCAAAAGGAATACCCTTTAGGGAGTGCATTTCCATGTGAGCGAGATCTGGAGTTTAGACTCAGCCCAGGCAGCTCCAACAGCAGTTACAACCACTCTTCTCAACACACAGTTCCTCTGAGCTCTGTCCCGACTCCTCCGTCAGGTGTTGTCAACAAAGACTCCATTCAAGGTTTAACTGAAGTTTGGATTCGCTGTGATTCAATGGTCGCTTTTCCCTTCTAGTTCCTTGTTAAGGAATAACTTCAGCTTTGGAAGTATTCGTGAGAAAATGGGAATGCTGCTACTCTGTAACCTCATAGAGCATCATAAACCTTAATTTTCTAAAATTGCAGAGTCAAACTTGAGACAAACCCTTTAAGGAGTCGTTTGAGTTTTATAGTGAGTTTACATTATGCTATTGCTATATAACTTTAGTTCAGAAATATAGTTAAGACAAGAGTGTGTGTCATGGCTTGGTTTAGGAAGgaatatgttaaaaatatgtttaaaatactgtTGTAGCCAAAAAGAGATTTTTAGTCAAGAAATTAGGGTATTGTGACACTCTGTGAATGAAGGCCCCACGGGAGGGTTTAGGCAGAGAGGAAGTCCCCACCAGGTGAGAAGAGGCCCGCCGCAGGCTATCTGGGGCAGCCTCCCAGGAAGGGGCATGGATAGGAGCGCAAGTCAGTGACAACATCCTGTGCCTCCTTGGTTTACTGAGATTCTAACTTGATTTTGAGTAGAAGTTGTTTGTGTCTGCAACACAGGAGCACGTCTTTTCAGTTAATGCTGTGCATTGTACATTGTTAATGTCATACACATGGGCACCTAGAGTGTTGAGGCAGGGGTTGCTTGGAGCTAACTAAGTCCTCCTGAGAGCTGCAGTGTGGCTTAGAGCTCTGCTACATGCCTGTATGCTCCTGCAACTGAAGATCCCGGGAACGTAAAAAGCAAATTTCTAGGCCTGCTCCCAAGGAATTCTGACTCACTATGCAAAAAGTGTCCATCTGTATCTTTTTAAAGCTCTCTCCCAGAGTCTCATGATATCCAGGCTTGGgaaattacaattttaaaaaccatCAAAGGCTCTATCTACAATAGTATAAGAGGCAACATCTTTGAAGTTAGTTTCTCACATAAGCTGAGTCACAATTTAAGTGTCGTTTAATTTAGTAATCGTTTACTCCCCAGCACTGTGCTCTGTTCATAGGCAAACCTTTTCTTGTAGGAAGAATTAGCATGATAAACATGATACTGCTTTTTTATATGTCTCAGGTACAGAGTTGATAATACTATGTAATTGCTAGGCCATGCTTGTCATTAGTTGCACAAGACCCCTATGTTTTATCTTAGTGTGttatattatcttttattttttgtgatgttGTATTGTGTTGTGTTATGTTGTATTTTGATGCCTTATTCCCACAATTCCCCAATCCACACTCCATTTTCTTTCCTAGTGCATTCACTCCAATATGttagaatgtttttaaatatgtgtatgtTCCTGTTAAATGTCATGCAGTTGTGTGGATGTACACTTTATAACTTATCTAAGGGATGCGCTGAACTtctcattctgtttcttcctccctTAACACTTCTTGAGCTATGCCTACATGGCTTTATGTACATTCATTGCTTCTAAATGCTACATAGTATTCCAAAGATTTCATCTACCACAAATTGCTCACCCATTTTCTCAGATATGGACACACAGGTTCTTTCTAGCTCCccattattacaaataatgctaggATAATATACTTGTATATGTCTCTATAGATTGTACAAGAATTTCTTTCCATTATTTACCCAGGATTGAAATCATGGGGCCATAGGCTATAATAAACATCTTAATTCTTCTACTCTCCACAGCAGCTGTACCAGTTTATTATACCTCCACCTACAGTTCACAAGAATTTTCATCACCCTACATTCTCAACACTTGGTATTATATGTCTTTCTAACAGATGCCGTTCTAATGTGTGCATAAAGTATTATCtctccattgttttatttttgtacttcTATGATGACTAGTGAGTTTGTGCATCTCTTCATAGATGTGTTAGCTATTTCAGCTTTGCATCTGTATATCGCCTATTCCaggaatttgaaaaataaaaatgcttcctTAGACTATTGAATGACAACAGGCTTCTATTCCACTGCTCTAAGAAATCACGGTCAGTCAAAACATTACTTACTGCTGCTGTTTTAAGTATTGGACAGCAGTTTAAGTTACATAAGGAGCCTGCAGTTCACTAACATTTTACAACttttttcaaaaatacaccaTGCACATTTAATCTATTTTGATGATATGTGTGTTTGCAAAATTCTCTACcatcttatttctcatatttctaGACTCCTGTTTCCTCAAGGCTAATGATTTGACTCATAGTCTTTCCTCATACCTAAAAGAAAGTAAGTaaacactgatttttaaaaaattatttgccaaGTTGTTATTATTCCATTAATACATAAGATTtcagtctttaaaataaaaacattaaaaaatacatttaaaatcagGAGTGtccacataatgtagcagggggcatgggaaaggcagtatatacagagaagacaagtaatgattctatagcatcttactacgctgatggacagtgactgtaatggggtatgtggggggtcttgataatagggggagtctagtaaccataatgtttttcaagtaattgtacattaatgatataaaaaaaaatcaggagtgtCCAGGTTACATGGATTTTAACTGGAGGTTTTTTTAGGTCCATCTTGATATGACCATTTATTTACATTCATTCTTGTTTTGCTCTGGCTTTGGAAATTTGGATTTTGgtcttgttttgtatttttagacATTAGAAGCATTGGCCTATGAATCCAGAGAATAATTAATGTTCCAGTCCTAGGTTCCCCTCTAATTTGCTGTTGGGCCTGGGACAAGTCACTGAGTACTCCTCTACAACTTGGTTTGTTATCAAAAGATAAGGAAGTTGGATTATGTGATCTCTATTCCCACCAATGATGTTCTTAAATCTCTTCACATGTTTATAACACAGCCCATGGCTATTGCTTAGTCAGTCTAATTGTATCTTTTCAGTATGTGTTGTGTGTAGCCAGTATAATTAGGTAGTATTTTATTTGTGGCCAAAATGACAGTAGTTTAGATGTAGAGATTTAACATTCTTCTTTCAAACTCTAATGTGATGACACTCACCTTGAGTTCATAAATCTTTCTCAGCCCCAAATTCAGCAAATGTAGGTAATAATAGAATCTACCTCACTGGATTATGAGTACTAAAAAGAGAGaattatgtaaagcacttagcatagtgtcagtatttaataaatgtttgctattattttaatgtCATCTCCATTTACATCTTATgtcaaatgtctttaaaatttgACATTATTGAATCAGAGTTCTTTTCCTATTTAGTCAATATTGCCTTCAAGCATCAAACAtaagttaataaaaatgtattattccaaactttttttttggttttagtcCTAAAACTAGTTACATTTAATTACTTGGCAGGTTAGGTGTTTTGCATTATAAACTaaagatatttcattttaatccAATATCCAGAATGACCTGAGAATAGAATCTAAACAGTACTCTTAATAATTTATTTGACTTAAACACTAACACAGAAATGGTTGGAGAATACTCAACTTTGGATGCCCTATTTTGCTGTATTTAGAGTAATATTTTTCTCATGGTCTTTCTTTTTAGTCTGCCCTAAGTGGGTAAAACTTTGGAAAAACCATAGTGAGAAGAAATCGGTCCTGATGCTGATCATCTGCAGCTCTGCCATCCGAGCCCTGGAGCTCATGAGGTCAGAGGCTTCACCTGTTCTGCTTTGTAAATGTTTCTGAGTAACTGATACATGCCAAGCTGATATGTTCTATATGCTGGAGATgtagcaatgaacaaaacaggcagagtcccctctctcccctctctcatgGAACTTACTttccagagagggagacagacaataaatagaaatatatgcaTTATAATGTCAGATAAGTGATAAGatacatcagaaaaaataaagcatgCATAGGGATAGAGGGGAGGGTGGGAGTACTTCTAAAAGGATGATCCCAGAAAACTTCTCTAAGGAGACTGACATTTGAGCAGACCTGAACAAAATGAAGGAGAAAGCCAAGCAATTACCTAGAAAAGAGCACTCCAGGCAGAAGAGACAGGAAGCACTGAAGGCCCTGAGTTAGGATGCCACTGGAGGTGTTACACGATCTGAATAATCATTCTAAAGGAGCACTTTagctgctgtgtggagaatgtACATTGTAGAGGgcatgaataaaagcagggagatcATACAAGCAATAACCAGTTTGAAGAAATAAGGATAGAAGAGATCTAATTTAAAATAGTagcaaattaaaaacagaacaccAAGGAATAAGCTTACCAAAGTctatacaaagaaaatattacaTAAGGGATGCAAAAGATCTTGAACGACCAAAAAGGAATAGCATATTGTTGGATGGGGAGAATCAGTGTCTTGAAGATGTCTGTTTCACCTAGGATGATCTACACATTCCACAGCTTCACAGTGGGAGTCCACCAGCattgtttttaaattagattaaCTACTTCTAAGTTCATAtgagaaaatacagaagaaaaatagcTGAGAAAGTTCcggaaaaaaagaattattacaaAGTCCCAGTAAACAGTAGGGAACTGGCCAGTGCATGAAAGATAGATCAGACGAGTGCAACGGAACTGAAAGTTCAGAAACAGAGCCATATTCATATGAAAATGTAGCATATGGCAAAGGTGACAAATCAATAGGGAAAGATGGATTCTTAATAAATGATATTGGAATAACTGGGCAGCCATCTGGAAAAACTAAGTTGGATCCATTTCTTCTTATACCAAGATATAAATTCCAAATGaaccaaaaattttaatataaaaattacattttaaagataatttgtcAGTGCTTTCACATACCTCTTCATTTACTGTAGTTTTTGTAGAATAAACAAAAAGGCTTCCCACTCGATCAATGGTTACATTCAGCTTTCAAAGAGCCATCAGAGTAGAATGGGATTTACTGGGACTAGCCCTCTGCTGggtccaggcactgtgccagattttgacagaaggaaaaacaaaggaaatccaAGTCCTGAGGAAAAAGGAATGTGATCAAATAGACCAAGGTGCAAATGTAGATTCTCAGTACTTATTTAGCATCTGGTTTTCTAATTTAGAAAAGTAGTTTTTAAACTCTGTTAATAGTTCTTCAAACCCTCCTTTCCTCACTAGGTACACACAATAAATAGTATCACACACAGTCTAAGTAAAATGGAAGTGTTTCTTCCAAGTATTTCTGCTCTAAACATAATTGATCTTCAAGACACCAATTGCTTCTGGGCAGCTGTACTTGCTGGTTCTGAAATCACAGGCATTCACATTGACTTTTCGGTGTTTTTAGAACTACCACCGGGGAACTCATTGAGATTCAGATGCTAATGGCAAAGAGGTTAGCCTGGAGGTGGCCTTTTAAAAACAAGCTGTCACATCGATTTGAGCTTTCACTGCACATAAATACCTTTCTGAGGGGCATAAAAGCACTATATTGTCACAAATCATTTACCAATTATCAGTGTTTTTCTGTGTCTTCAGTAATATTATGATCCATTTCAAGATTAGGCTGATCTGCAAAAGGTGATCTCTGAACAGGCACAATGAACCCTATTCATAAAGACTAATGTTGAATAATACTAACTCTGGTAAGAATATCTGCTCTGTTGAGAACCATGAGTTATATGGAATATGTCCCTAAATTGTCTTCCTAGTTAACCTTGTCATAAAGAAAGCTTATGTTGTAAGGAAAAACTGGAGCACAGCAGATCTTGCATAGAGTGATTTACTGTTTCGCAAACTCATATGTTCCTCCTCATCAGGTTTTCTCAAAACATTATAATAATATGTAAAGAAAAGTAATACTCCTGAGCAGTATTCCTATGTTAGTTCTACCCACAAACATCAACTAAAAGATTGTTTGTTCTTTTATACCCATTTATACCCAAAGCATTCCTACATGTaacattttacagaaaagctcacTCTGCAAAGTAGATAAAAGTAGGTGGCTGCTCTGATGGAAAGACATAATAAGCCTCTTCTCTTTGTAAGCTCATTCCTAGCTCCTCCTAATGGCAGCAACAGACCTTTGTAAATGCCCTTGGGCTCCATGGAGTGCAAGCTGGCATCAATTCTCTAAGATATTTCTCACAACCAAATTTTGTATGAGAACTATACTGTACACTTAGAAAATAAATTCTCTGCCAGGGACCTGAAATACAGAAATGTTGTATTACAAGTGAAAGGTGAAAGGCAGATCCGTATGTTTCAATAATCAAGGAAACCTAAGTAAAGTTGACCTTGTCTTTGAGAGAAGCTAACCCAGATACATGCCTAAGTAAAAGGTCACCCCACTTTCATTCCAGAGACGGTGTAACCAGAAaatatcagaatttttttttttttgtgtgtgtgtgtgtgtgtatatatatatatatatatatacacacacacacacatacatatgctcatatatacacacataaatgcacatatttttctaaataaagcaCCGCATAATACTTATGTAGTCAGTGTAGCCTGGAATGAGTTGAATTTTCATATGCATTAACCTGCTCCTTTTCATTAGGTCAATGACAGCATTCAGAGGAGACAGCAAAGTTATGAAattatttgcaaaacacataaaGGTAAGCAAGAGACTGTGGTTCCTGGTGGAGGTTGTAAGTGATCCTTAAGGACCACTCCCAGACTTGAGCTTTTCCCCTTCatcttctccttttctccttagCAAATGCTTTCTCTGCTACTTCCTTCTCTAACATAGGTAACAGCCACTCTGATCAACTTGGCATTCTCTGCCTCTGTATACCCACCTGCCTTCACAACAGTCACTACCCCTCGATGCCCTGAGATTCCTGTATAGAAGCTGAAGTTTGACTGCTGGATTCTTTGAAGATTTAGCAGTTTTATAGGGAGATGCTCTTCTATCTTGATGTTAACCTTCTTTGCCCTGGACATTGACCTCAAACAAGTATACAAGTATAGGCTTCTATACTTTCTTAATTAAATTTGTTTAAGTATAGGCTTTTACACTTCCTTAACTAAATTTCTTAGATAAACTACTCAAAATTGGCCCATGATTGCTCTTTCTAATgactcttcttttctctttcttctatctTGGAATAGGTCCGGGAGCAGGTAAAGCTGCTGGAGAAGCATGTCATGCACCTGGGTGTAGGAACTCCAGGGCGGATTAAAGAGCTTGTTCAACAAGGTATGAAAAGAGGCAGTGATACACTTACATAGAGGTGAGAATTTGCCTTACCCTGCCATGTGTTTGGGAAACCACATTTGTGATGTAGTGAAACCAGACTTCTCTGTTACATCAGGAAGTGGAGACAGCCTTCAATCTCCAGAGCCAGCGGTGGGAGTGATGTAgtagggactggtgaggatgtggcacAATGCAGTCATGTGCCCACCTCAACACATTCAAGTACCAATTGCTTTAAGCAGGTTAGTGGATCCTCAATTCATTCCACCAATTTGCAACGTCTGGAATTTGTAGAGCTGGATGTGTTGTGTATTTCTCTCTCAAGTAAGACTCTTACTTGGTACAAAACTCCCATTAGTTGAGGGCTGGTATATAAAACATGTTGAAACAAAAATTCAGTTCCTATGGATGAAATACAGATTTGTTTAGAATATTTCTTCTGAATACATTTCTCTTTCAGTGCTTTACCCAGAAAAGCATTCCAGACAGCATCCACTGACTGGGTTTTTAGAGTTTGTTGACTTTCACAAAGCCAGTACCTCTTAAGCCTGCAAACCTGCTGATGACCTTATTACCTATTTTACCTGCTAGACAGATTAAAGCTTTCTTCTCAATGCTCATTTCCAAATTACTTATTTAATGTAGTAATAGAACTTTGTTATATAACTGTCTGGAGCTACTCGTTGATTTTTTTTATATACCTTGAAGTAATCTGTTCATCAGTATAGTAACTCAGTATAGAAATGGTCATTTGCcaggaaacaaacaaaagcttAAAATGCTCGTGTTTCTGTCCATATGAAAATCATCCAGGGTTAAATGAGCCCACTACATACAAAGGTCTATACAATTACAGTGAAGTGACAAACATGGCAGCCCCAGACAAGGAAGGGaaccaaatatttttaagttcctACTTGGACTTAGTGCTACTAAACGCTCTTATGTGCCTCATTTGGTATTCAGGACATCCTTGCAGGCtagcattcttatttttcttatttcttataagAGAAAACTCAAGTTCTGAAGGATTAAGTGTCCCTCTGAAGATCTCTCAGTCTAGGTGTTCCTAGTTCAGAGCCTTTCCCCCTCTAGGAGGTCGATCTTGATCCAGTTGAAGAGGTAAATGTACAAAGAATAAAATTGTCAGCATAAGGCAGTAAATGCCAAGGGCCAAATGAGCACTTCTAAGTCCTATAAGAATTGAAATGGTGAAATTGTTAGGGTGGCCAGATCTGTATGGAAGGCTTTATAGAGGAAAAGGTCTTTAACTGATTTTTTGAAGTATGAGGATGATTAAAATAGGGTCTTTGTAGTGTGGATGTGAGAAAAGCAATCAGGAATAGGCAAAGAGCAGATTTAGAGGAGGGCAGGCAGATACACACAGTATATCTAGAGGAGGTGATAAGTAGGCAATACAATGTAGAGGTTAAGCGCCCCTGTTATGGATTCAGGCCTCCAGATTCAAATCCTTGGTCCAACAACTTACCTGCTCTGCGACcttgacaagttacttaaccttcctAAGCCTGTTTCTTTATCTGAATGACAAGGAGAGCAACGGTACCTCCTCAAAGGATTGTTGTACAAGTGAAAATGCCAATAAAGAGCTCAGCACAGTGAGTGTCATGCCCTTAGAACTCAACAAATGCTGGTTATTAGTTGTATTAAAGAGACCACCTTTCTTGGTTGGAGACTTCATGGCTTGTAGTAGCCAGTGATTCAGTTGGAAAGAAAGTTAGATTGTGGAGGGAGGACCTCAAACAGTAAGACAAAGAGTCTGGGCTTTTGTCTTGTGGACACTGGACAACATTGAAGTGGAGAACAGGTAAGAGGTGCTCATAGTCCATCTCTGAGACACAAAGTTGGAGAAGATTGCCTAAGCAGCCGGAGAGCCCAGGGATGGCCAGAGCCTCCCCCATAGCCCTTAGCCAGATACACCTCTCTCCTTTCTGGAATCCAGATGGGTTTTTGTATGTCCAGGCCTCCCCATACAAGAGAGCTATTCTCATCCATATCTAagacagaaggagagagagaaaatggagctGTACAGATTGTTGAAATTAGATTTCTTCAGAGATTCGAAAGCTTTTTTCATTTAAGAAGTGGAAAAATAATTTAAGGAACTGttgattttttaataatatttgtgCTAATAGTTATACTAATGAAAATAACTTCCTTCTGATTCTGATTGGATGAATGGTTTGAAATTCATTAGCCACAGGTGTTAGTCTACATATGAAGTGTTTACAGAGAACAATTAACAGCACTCTCGAAACTGAAAATCTTAACAAAGCAAGACAAATGGCATATAACTCATTTTATGTAGCTGGTTATGACTTAAGatgtttacatatatatgatattaaGGAGAGTTTCCAGACATTGAAAGATAGCCCATGACATTGGAATCTATGCAGTTATAGACAGaatcatactgttttaatttaGTAATGAAGGCAATTTTCTCACCAGCTTTTGAAAAAGGCAAAaagctacaaaaaagaaaagttactttaaagtgaatctcttctTAGTTATACTGGATATATTTCCTTTTGATCTTTTCCCTATGTATTTGTATGCTTTTTTATAAGTGAAGATCATACTGTATATCATAATTTTATAACCTGTCTTTTCTACTTAACATATATCATGAACACATGAACACTTCCCTTGTCCTGAAATAgttctaatttttcatttttaatggctacatAACATTCTATTGTAAAGTTATAttggttttttccagttttattgagatacaattgacatataatattagtccaaggtgtacaacataatgattttatgtatacatatgcacatacacatatatctcAAAATGATAatcacaataagtttagttaatcaatcacctcacatagttacagtttttttcttgaaatgagaacttttaagatcttctTTCTTAACAACTTtaaggcatacagtacagtattattaactatactcactatgttgtacattaggtcccagaacttatttatattgtaactggaagtttctaCCTTTTAAAtaccttcacccatttccctCCTCCCCATCTTCTGACAAacaccagtctgttttctgttttttttaattctacatataagtgagatcatacagtatttatctttctctaatttatttcagtaagcataatgccctcaaggtccatccatgttgttgcaaatggaaggatttccctctttttttaatgattgaacaatatttgtgtgtgtgtatatcacattttctttatccattcatccattgatggacactaaggtggtttccatgtcttggatattgtaagtaatgctgcagtgaacatggggctGGACATATCTTTTCAAGgtagtat is part of the Manis pentadactyla isolate mManPen7 chromosome 1, mManPen7.hap1, whole genome shotgun sequence genome and harbors:
- the CMSS1 gene encoding protein CMSS1 isoform X4, which produces MKMGSVGIVVQEVSDGEGRGDTEMMPQETAPVPSLLKKTKQPTECFLIQPKETKEDATKTRKRRKKKITDVLTKSEPKPGTPEDLQKLMKDYYSHTRSVIELEELNLPDSCFLKANDLTHSLSSYLKEICPKWVKLWKNHSEKKSVLMLIICSSAIRALELMRSMTAFRGDSKVMKLFAKHIKVREQVKLLEKHVMHLGVGTPGRIKELVQQGGLNLNPLKFLVFDWNWRDQKLRRLVDIPEIRKEVFELLEMGVLSLCKSKSLKLGLF
- the CMSS1 gene encoding protein CMSS1 isoform X5; protein product: MMPQETAPVPSLLKKTKQPTECFLIQPKETKEDATKTRKRRKKKITDVLTKSEPKPGTPEDLQKLMKDYYSHTRSVIELEELNLPDSCFLKANDLTHSLSSYLKEICPKWVKLWKNHSEKKSVLMLIICSSAIRALELMRSMTAFRGDSKVMKLFAKHIKVREQVKLLEKHVMHLGVGTPGRIKELVQQGGLNLNPLKFLVFDWNWRDQKLRRLVDIPEIRKEVFELLEMGVLSLCKSKSLKLGLF
- the CMSS1 gene encoding protein CMSS1 isoform X1 gives rise to the protein MADDLGDEWWANQPAEAASSPGTSTSFSQSLREVSDGEGRGDTEMMPQETAPVPSLLKKTKQPTECFLIQPKETKEDATKTRKRRKKKITDVLTKSEPKPGTPEDLQKLMKDYYSHTRSVIELEELNLPDSCFLKANDLTHSLSSYLKEICPKWVKLWKNHSEKKSVLMLIICSSAIRALELMRSMTAFRGDSKVMKLFAKHIKVREQVKLLEKHVMHLGVGTPGRIKELVQQGGLNLNPLKFLVFDWNWRDQKLRRLVDIPEIRKEVFELLEMGVLSLCKSKSLKLGLF
- the CMSS1 gene encoding protein CMSS1 isoform X2, producing the protein MADDLGDEWWANQPAEAASSPEVSDGEGRGDTEMMPQETAPVPSLLKKTKQPTECFLIQPKETKEDATKTRKRRKKKITDVLTKSEPKPGTPEDLQKLMKDYYSHTRSVIELEELNLPDSCFLKANDLTHSLSSYLKEICPKWVKLWKNHSEKKSVLMLIICSSAIRALELMRSMTAFRGDSKVMKLFAKHIKVREQVKLLEKHVMHLGVGTPGRIKELVQQGGLNLNPLKFLVFDWNWRDQKLRRLVDIPEIRKEVFELLEMGVLSLCKSKSLKLGLF
- the CMSS1 gene encoding protein CMSS1 isoform X3, coding for MRPLKSREPSAQSRQVEAEVSDGEGRGDTEMMPQETAPVPSLLKKTKQPTECFLIQPKETKEDATKTRKRRKKKITDVLTKSEPKPGTPEDLQKLMKDYYSHTRSVIELEELNLPDSCFLKANDLTHSLSSYLKEICPKWVKLWKNHSEKKSVLMLIICSSAIRALELMRSMTAFRGDSKVMKLFAKHIKVREQVKLLEKHVMHLGVGTPGRIKELVQQGGLNLNPLKFLVFDWNWRDQKLRRLVDIPEIRKEVFELLEMGVLSLCKSKSLKLGLF